One Thiocapsa bogorovii DNA segment encodes these proteins:
- the fba gene encoding class II fructose-bisphosphate aldolase (catalyzes the reversible aldol condensation of dihydroxyacetonephosphate and glyceraldehyde 3-phosphate in the Calvin cycle, glycolysis, and/or gluconeogenesis) yields the protein MALISLRQLLDHAAEHQYGVPAYNVNNLEQMRAIMEAADETDSPVIVQASAGARKYAGAPFLRHLILAAIEEWPHIPVCMHQDHGTSAAVCQRSIQLGFSSVMMDGSLGEDGKTPTSYEYNVDVTRRVVEMAHACGVSVEGELGCLGSLETGQAGEEDGIGAEGVLDHSQLLTDPEEAADFVKKTSVDALAIAIGTSHGAYKFTRPPTGDILAIERIKEIHKRIPNTHLVMHGSSSVPQDWLAIINQYGGDMGETYGVPVEEIVEGIKNGVRKVNIDTDLRMSSTGAIRKFLAENPKEFDPRKYFIAATKAMKGICKARYEAFGTAGNASKITPMSLEAMTDRYAKGELEPKVN from the coding sequence ATGGCCCTGATTTCGCTGCGTCAATTGCTCGACCATGCCGCCGAGCACCAGTACGGCGTCCCTGCCTACAACGTCAACAACCTCGAGCAGATGCGCGCCATCATGGAGGCCGCCGACGAAACGGACTCCCCCGTGATCGTGCAGGCCTCCGCGGGTGCCCGCAAATATGCCGGCGCCCCCTTCCTGCGTCACCTGATCCTGGCCGCCATCGAAGAATGGCCGCACATCCCGGTGTGCATGCACCAGGACCATGGCACCTCCGCGGCCGTCTGCCAGCGTTCCATCCAGCTCGGCTTCTCCTCCGTCATGATGGATGGCTCGCTCGGCGAGGACGGCAAGACCCCGACCTCCTACGAGTACAACGTCGACGTCACCCGTCGCGTCGTCGAGATGGCCCATGCCTGCGGCGTGTCGGTCGAGGGTGAGCTGGGTTGCCTGGGCTCCCTGGAGACCGGGCAAGCCGGCGAAGAAGACGGCATCGGTGCTGAAGGCGTCCTGGACCACAGCCAGCTCCTGACCGATCCGGAAGAGGCTGCCGACTTCGTCAAGAAGACCAGTGTCGATGCGCTCGCCATCGCCATCGGCACCTCGCACGGCGCCTACAAGTTCACCCGTCCGCCCACCGGCGACATCCTCGCCATCGAGCGCATCAAGGAGATCCATAAGCGCATCCCCAACACCCATCTGGTGATGCACGGATCTTCCTCGGTCCCGCAAGATTGGTTGGCCATCATCAACCAGTACGGCGGCGACATGGGCGAGACCTACGGCGTGCCGGTCGAAGAGATCGTCGAGGGCATCAAGAACGGCGTTCGCAAGGTCAACATCGACACCGATCTGCGCATGTCCTCCACCGGCGCCATCCGCAAGTTCCTGGCCGAGAATCCCAAGGAGTTCGATCCGCGCAAATACTTCATCGCCGCCACCAAGGCCATGAAGGGCATCTGCAAGGCGCGCTACGAGGCCTTCGGCACCGCCGGCAACGCAAGCAAGATCACGCCGATGTCTCTGGAGGCCATGACCGATCGTTATGCCAAGGGCGAGCTTGAGCCTAAGGTCAACTAA
- a CDS encoding CPCC family cysteine-rich protein, with product MTDDTKFPCPCCGYRVHDREPGFHQVCPICGWEDDLTQLRFARMPGSSNTVSLEEAQQNFRDYGASERRSIGNTRTPVEGERRDDGWRPLDPSRDNIEQPVRGVAYGDSYPWPDTTVLYYWRMSYWRRVVG from the coding sequence TTGACCGACGACACCAAATTCCCCTGCCCGTGCTGCGGCTACCGCGTCCATGATCGCGAACCCGGGTTTCACCAGGTCTGCCCGATCTGCGGCTGGGAGGACGATCTGACCCAATTGCGCTTCGCCCGGATGCCGGGCAGCAGCAACACCGTGAGCCTGGAAGAGGCCCAACAGAATTTCCGAGACTACGGCGCGTCCGAGCGCCGCAGCATCGGCAACACCCGCACCCCGGTCGAGGGCGAGAGACGTGACGACGGCTGGCGTCCCCTCGACCCCTCGCGCGACAACATCGAGCAGCCGGTCCGCGGCGTCGCCTACGGGGACTCCTATCCCTGGCCCGATACCACCGTGCTCTACTACTGGCGCATGAGCTATTGGCGTCGGGTAGTGGGGTAA
- a CDS encoding arylesterase translates to MAEMTHRLLTLLIAVVLIVGCSRAPELPSLPSGAVILAFGDSLTRGTGAGIGEGFAEVLAVSSGREVVNAGVPGEESDAGLARLPGVLDTVQPDLVILGHGGNDMLRRRDLEQTKSNLRQMVMLARDRGASVVLLGIPKPGLFLGTHPLYRELADELEIPLEDTVLADVLADRDLKADQIHPNAAGYRQVAESVHRLLIDAGAL, encoded by the coding sequence ATGGCGGAGATGACCCATCGCCTGCTCACCCTGTTGATCGCTGTCGTCCTGATCGTCGGCTGCAGCCGCGCGCCCGAGCTGCCCTCGTTGCCGAGCGGCGCGGTGATCCTGGCCTTCGGCGACAGCCTCACACGCGGCACCGGGGCAGGCATCGGCGAGGGTTTCGCGGAGGTCCTGGCAGTATCGAGCGGCCGCGAAGTGGTGAATGCCGGCGTGCCGGGGGAGGAAAGCGACGCCGGTCTCGCTCGGCTGCCGGGGGTGCTCGACACCGTGCAGCCGGACCTGGTCATCCTCGGTCATGGTGGCAACGACATGCTGCGCCGGCGCGACCTGGAGCAGACGAAGTCCAATCTTCGGCAGATGGTCATGCTCGCGCGAGACCGGGGCGCATCGGTCGTGCTGCTCGGTATTCCGAAGCCCGGGCTGTTCCTCGGTACCCACCCGCTCTATCGGGAGCTGGCGGACGAGCTCGAGATCCCGCTCGAGGACACGGTGCTGGCCGATGTCCTCGCCGACCGCGACTTGAAAGCGGATCAGATCCATCCGAACGCGGCAGGCTATCGGCAGGTCGCAGAGTCGGTTCACCGACTCTTGATCGACGCCGGAGCGCTTTGA
- the pdxH gene encoding pyridoxamine 5'-phosphate oxidase: MNADAFRIEAMEQGLSRGSLDPDPIRLFEHWYTAAIETELPEPNAMSLCTVDDGGQPYVRTVLLKLFDREGFVFFTNFESRKARQIDRNPQVAALFPWVALARQVQITGRAERIPTAESLRYFATRPRGSQIGAWSSPQSQVITSRSLLEAKVAEMKQRFAHGEIPLPDFWGGFRIIPSKIEFWQGRESRLHDRFLYTREGDGSWRIERLAP; the protein is encoded by the coding sequence ATGAACGCCGATGCATTTAGGATCGAAGCGATGGAGCAGGGCCTTTCGCGGGGCAGTCTCGATCCGGATCCGATCCGCTTGTTTGAACATTGGTACACCGCCGCGATCGAGACGGAGCTGCCGGAACCCAACGCCATGAGCCTGTGTACGGTGGACGACGGTGGTCAACCCTACGTCCGCACCGTGTTGCTCAAGCTCTTCGACCGCGAGGGGTTCGTTTTTTTCACCAACTTCGAAAGCCGTAAGGCGCGGCAGATCGACCGCAACCCGCAGGTCGCGGCGCTCTTTCCTTGGGTGGCGTTGGCGCGGCAGGTCCAGATCACGGGACGAGCGGAACGCATCCCGACCGCGGAATCGCTGCGTTATTTTGCCACCCGACCGCGCGGCAGCCAGATCGGCGCGTGGTCGTCTCCTCAGAGTCAGGTGATCACCTCGCGATCCTTGCTCGAGGCGAAGGTCGCCGAGATGAAGCAGCGATTTGCACACGGCGAGATCCCGCTCCCGGACTTTTGGGGCGGCTTTCGGATCATTCCGAGCAAGATCGAGTTTTGGCAAGGGCGCGAAAGCCGATTACACGACCGCTTTCTTTACACGCGCGAGGGTGACGGGTCCTGGCGAATCGAGAGGCTCGCGCCTTAA
- the aceA gene encoding isocitrate lyase has protein sequence MTRQEQIHALKQDWAENPRWTDVTRGYSAEDVVRLRGSVQPEQTYAKRGAEKLWKLVHGEAKKGYVNCMGALTGGQAMQQAKAGIEAIYLSGWQVAADGNTSETMYPDQSLYAYDSVPTMVRRINNAFKRADEIQWSKGIEPGDAGYIDYFLPVVADAEAGFGGVLNAFELMKNMIAAGASGVHFEDQLAAVKKCGHMGGKVLVPTREAVQKLVAARLAADVMGVPTLLLARTDAEAANLLTSDVDDNDRPFVSGDRTDDGFYRVRNGLEQAISRGLAYAPYADLVWCETGTPDLGFAREFAQAVLAQNPNKLLAYNCSPSFNWKKNLDDVTIAKFQDELADMGYKYQFITLAGIHSMWFNMYDLAYDYARGEGMRHYVEKVQAPEFAAREKGYTFVSHQQEVGAGYFDDVTTTIQGGASSVTALSGSTEEAQF, from the coding sequence ATGACCCGCCAAGAACAGATCCACGCCCTGAAGCAGGACTGGGCCGAAAACCCCCGTTGGACCGACGTGACCCGCGGTTACTCCGCCGAGGACGTGGTCCGTCTGCGCGGCTCGGTCCAGCCCGAACAGACCTACGCCAAACGCGGCGCCGAAAAGCTGTGGAAACTGGTGCACGGCGAGGCCAAGAAGGGCTACGTCAACTGCATGGGCGCGCTCACGGGCGGTCAGGCGATGCAGCAGGCCAAGGCCGGGATCGAGGCGATCTACCTCTCCGGCTGGCAGGTCGCCGCGGATGGCAACACCTCCGAAACCATGTATCCGGATCAGTCACTCTACGCCTACGACTCCGTCCCCACCATGGTGCGGCGCATCAACAACGCCTTCAAGCGCGCCGACGAGATCCAATGGTCGAAGGGCATCGAGCCGGGTGACGCGGGTTACATCGATTACTTCCTCCCGGTCGTGGCGGATGCCGAAGCCGGCTTCGGAGGCGTGCTCAACGCCTTCGAGCTGATGAAGAACATGATCGCCGCGGGCGCCTCCGGCGTTCATTTCGAAGACCAGCTCGCCGCGGTCAAGAAGTGCGGCCACATGGGCGGCAAGGTGCTGGTACCGACCCGCGAGGCGGTGCAGAAACTGGTCGCTGCGCGGCTCGCCGCCGACGTCATGGGTGTCCCGACTCTGCTCTTGGCCCGCACCGATGCCGAAGCGGCAAATCTGCTGACCTCCGATGTCGACGACAATGACCGTCCGTTCGTGAGCGGCGATCGCACGGACGACGGCTTCTATCGCGTCCGCAACGGCTTGGAGCAGGCGATCAGCCGCGGTCTGGCCTATGCACCCTACGCCGATCTGGTCTGGTGCGAGACCGGTACGCCGGACCTGGGCTTCGCTCGCGAATTCGCCCAGGCGGTTCTCGCGCAGAACCCCAACAAACTGCTGGCCTACAACTGCTCGCCGTCCTTCAACTGGAAGAAGAACCTCGACGATGTCACGATCGCGAAGTTCCAGGACGAGCTGGCGGACATGGGCTACAAGTACCAGTTCATTACGCTGGCCGGCATCCATAGCATGTGGTTCAACATGTACGACCTCGCGTACGATTACGCCCGCGGGGAAGGCATGCGCCACTACGTCGAAAAGGTGCAGGCCCCCGAGTTCGCGGCGCGCGAGAAGGGCTATACCTTCGTGTCGCATCAACAGGAGGTCGGCGCCGGCTACTTCGACGACGTGACCACGACCATCCAAGGCGGCGCCTCCTCGGTGACGGCCTTGTCCGGCTCGACCGAAGAGGCCCAGTTCTGA
- a CDS encoding EAL domain-containing protein, whose product MALVLALVLALHLAYQLSLGIPARVRIEQEAAAERLLQQIASAILQDPSRGNEPAVAFVLGASSAHPGLLALGRLDKGRSAQGAGAQQPADPSTTKTIDAIPADIARAAAALPMQPHFKVGPESGRLIGVMSVGKTSNADGSRVDPAALEPEPMLYLVMDLTAAEDAERHRLLSWAGVWPWVLSIGLALLLALSASRYAGTRTLPRSGSGILTGGANPEAGSEIRAESGEPRLAEVEHILDSAAVILVGLDLDGRVRLINRKGCEVLGLDREQIVGRDWTESFVPEREREQARRILARVSLEDDEPLIAVEGTILCADGSERLIEWNNSRIRDNAGQLIGGLGSGTDITERKQAERALSYLVTLETVLVETSRSLVAAPADAVGPLVENALGTVARRMGAERAYVFVLSRDGSSMRNTQEWSASGLGLAGAGAPPVPTSLIPRWMETLQHGDDIRIDDVGKLPETWRVDREQLEQLEVRSVAAVAIRVAGRMGGFVAMEMLSDTRNWRDSEMRALGFLGDLIGGAFERRRNEQKLLDSRRQLEEIALYDPLTRLPNRRLLAERMDAAVVQAREQGLLLGVCYLDLDGFKPINDTHGHKMGDRVLVTVASRLRGCVREDDTVARLGGDEFVLLMNRMESLSDCAALLERVLASLAQPILIDGHSLAVTGSAGVTLFPQDAGDADTLLRHADHAMYQAKQQGRNRFQFFKAVKDRPDQAHKLELVRIREAIEGDELRLHVQPRVDMRSGRVVGVEALVRWAHPERGLLPPSEFLPLMEGDELLHDLDWWVMDRALRLLEDWQSAELDLTMSLNLSACSLQDAGFVAALQEMLAQHPGVDPARLLFEIIESEALRDIETTASVIRACAVLGVQFALDGFGNGYASLTDFRCLPAQVVKIDQTVVRDILRSRDGRNLVKGVIGIANAFQREVIAEGVESAAHGLLLMDLGCILAQGYGIADPMPPEQLLPWIKGFRPPQLWTDRPDVDWTTEDLSLLSLEAIHRDWVNRLVRHVSTDTAVRRPELEPESCDFGRWYLGTGQERYGEMPSFRSLDAVHRQIHLHAGELLALDRLDREALTDPIKKLLQERDELVAGIRSLQAEVLEHPHQDATV is encoded by the coding sequence GTGGCGCTCGTTCTGGCACTGGTGCTTGCCCTGCACCTTGCCTATCAGCTTTCCCTCGGTATCCCCGCACGCGTCCGAATCGAGCAGGAAGCGGCCGCGGAGAGGCTGCTGCAACAAATCGCCTCCGCCATCTTGCAGGATCCATCGCGCGGCAACGAGCCGGCCGTGGCGTTCGTCCTCGGCGCATCCAGCGCGCATCCGGGTCTCCTCGCACTCGGGCGACTCGACAAGGGCCGATCGGCTCAGGGTGCCGGCGCGCAGCAGCCCGCAGACCCTTCAACGACGAAGACGATCGATGCGATACCGGCCGACATCGCGCGTGCGGCCGCCGCTTTGCCCATGCAGCCGCACTTCAAGGTTGGACCCGAATCGGGCCGCCTGATCGGCGTGATGAGCGTCGGCAAGACGAGCAACGCGGATGGGTCGCGCGTCGATCCCGCCGCACTTGAGCCGGAGCCCATGCTCTATTTGGTGATGGACCTGACCGCAGCAGAGGATGCCGAGCGCCACCGACTCCTGTCGTGGGCCGGCGTGTGGCCTTGGGTCCTCTCGATCGGGCTCGCCCTCCTTCTGGCCCTATCGGCGAGCCGTTACGCAGGCACGAGGACACTGCCGCGATCCGGCTCGGGGATCCTTACGGGCGGTGCGAACCCCGAAGCGGGCTCGGAGATTCGCGCCGAGTCTGGAGAACCGCGCCTCGCCGAGGTCGAACACATCCTCGACAGCGCCGCCGTGATCCTGGTCGGTTTGGATCTCGATGGTCGTGTCCGGCTCATCAACCGCAAAGGCTGCGAGGTCCTGGGCCTCGACCGAGAGCAGATCGTGGGGCGTGATTGGACGGAGTCCTTCGTACCCGAGCGCGAGCGCGAGCAGGCACGCCGAATCCTTGCACGTGTGAGCTTGGAGGACGACGAGCCATTGATCGCGGTCGAGGGTACGATCCTCTGCGCGGATGGCTCGGAGCGGCTGATCGAATGGAACAATAGCCGGATCCGCGACAACGCAGGACAACTGATCGGCGGCCTCGGCTCGGGGACCGACATCACCGAGCGCAAACAGGCAGAGCGGGCGCTCTCGTATCTGGTCACGCTGGAGACCGTCCTGGTCGAGACATCGCGATCCTTGGTGGCCGCTCCGGCGGATGCAGTCGGCCCCTTGGTCGAGAATGCCTTGGGGACCGTCGCGCGGCGCATGGGCGCGGAGCGGGCCTATGTCTTCGTGCTGAGCCGCGACGGCTCGAGCATGCGCAACACCCAGGAATGGAGCGCGAGCGGCCTCGGGCTTGCCGGCGCAGGCGCGCCGCCGGTGCCCACATCGCTGATCCCGCGTTGGATGGAAACCCTGCAGCACGGGGACGACATCCGTATCGACGACGTCGGCAAGCTCCCCGAGACCTGGCGTGTCGACCGCGAGCAGCTCGAGCAGCTCGAGGTGCGATCGGTGGCCGCCGTCGCCATTCGGGTGGCCGGTCGGATGGGCGGATTCGTCGCCATGGAGATGTTGAGCGACACGCGCAACTGGCGTGACTCGGAGATGCGTGCACTGGGGTTTCTCGGCGATCTGATCGGCGGCGCCTTCGAGCGACGGCGCAACGAGCAGAAGCTGCTCGACAGCAGACGCCAACTCGAAGAAATCGCGCTCTACGATCCTTTGACGCGCCTTCCGAACCGGCGGCTCTTGGCCGAACGCATGGACGCGGCAGTCGTGCAGGCCCGCGAGCAAGGTCTCTTGCTCGGAGTCTGTTATCTGGACCTCGACGGGTTCAAACCCATCAACGACACACACGGGCACAAGATGGGCGACAGGGTGCTGGTCACCGTCGCCAGCCGGTTGCGCGGCTGCGTGCGCGAGGACGACACGGTGGCCCGGCTCGGCGGTGACGAGTTCGTCCTGCTGATGAATCGGATGGAGTCGTTGTCGGACTGCGCCGCGCTGCTCGAGCGCGTGCTCGCGTCGCTCGCCCAACCCATCCTGATCGACGGTCACTCGCTCGCGGTCACCGGCAGCGCCGGTGTGACCCTCTTCCCGCAGGACGCAGGAGATGCAGATACCCTCCTGCGCCATGCCGATCACGCCATGTATCAGGCCAAACAGCAGGGCCGCAACCGCTTTCAGTTCTTCAAGGCGGTCAAGGACCGCCCCGATCAGGCTCACAAGCTCGAGCTGGTGCGCATCCGAGAGGCCATCGAAGGCGACGAGCTGAGGCTACATGTGCAACCGAGGGTCGATATGCGCTCGGGCCGAGTCGTGGGTGTCGAGGCACTCGTACGCTGGGCGCATCCCGAGCGCGGACTCTTGCCTCCGAGTGAGTTCCTGCCACTGATGGAAGGCGACGAGCTCCTCCATGACCTGGACTGGTGGGTGATGGATCGGGCGCTGCGATTGCTGGAAGACTGGCAGAGCGCTGAGCTGGATCTCACGATGAGCCTCAATCTTTCGGCTTGCTCGCTGCAGGACGCCGGCTTCGTCGCCGCCTTGCAGGAGATGCTTGCGCAGCATCCGGGCGTCGATCCCGCGCGGTTGCTGTTCGAGATCATCGAGTCCGAGGCGTTGCGCGACATCGAGACTACCGCCTCGGTCATCCGAGCATGTGCTGTCCTCGGCGTCCAGTTCGCGTTGGACGGCTTCGGCAACGGCTATGCGTCCTTGACCGATTTTCGCTGTCTTCCGGCCCAGGTCGTCAAGATCGATCAAACCGTGGTCCGCGACATCCTACGCTCGCGCGACGGTCGCAATCTGGTCAAGGGCGTCATCGGGATCGCCAATGCCTTCCAGCGCGAGGTGATCGCCGAGGGCGTCGAATCCGCCGCGCACGGCCTGCTGTTGATGGACCTGGGCTGCATCCTGGCGCAGGGCTACGGCATCGCAGACCCGATGCCCCCCGAGCAGCTCCTTCCCTGGATCAAGGGTTTTCGCCCACCGCAACTCTGGACCGATCGCCCCGACGTGGACTGGACCACCGAGGACCTATCGCTTTTGAGCCTGGAGGCGATCCATCGCGACTGGGTCAATCGTCTCGTGCGCCACGTCTCGACCGATACCGCAGTACGGCGACCCGAGCTTGAACCCGAATCGTGCGACTTCGGGCGTTGGTACCTCGGAACCGGCCAAGAGCGTTACGGAGAGATGCCGAGCTTCCGCTCGCTCGACGCCGTGCACCGACAGATTCACCTGCACGCCGGGGAGCTCCTCGCGCTCGATCGCCTCGACCGCGAGGCACTGACCGACCCGATCAAGAAACTGCTTCAGGAGCGCGACGAGCTGGTCGCGGGCATTCGATCGCTCCAGGCTGAAGTGCTCGAGCACCCACACCAGGATGCGACCGTCTGA
- a CDS encoding OmpA family protein, with amino-acid sequence MSDVASAVKSNPIYAFVFLILSFSAGLLLAYLRGPQTTPTEPLKSESLATETLVTLEVAGSDAPVSTSVGTAGHADWAVLNGRLSDVEAELQRLEKEVVAVAKKQVAFARVVSEQEGRPAEMLPEIDTTTATDGDSDALDTASSRSRLEDDLARLGARPTERGYLVTLTDSELRFPVGGSALLSERPEGLEAIAEVLARDDRLVARVEGHTDRSGSATKNLTLSRERARSVADALAATGVDAERIEIVGMGEARPIDAGRTAEARQRNRRVEVYLIER; translated from the coding sequence ATGTCCGACGTCGCCTCCGCGGTGAAATCGAATCCGATCTATGCCTTTGTTTTTCTGATCCTCTCGTTCTCGGCAGGACTCCTGTTGGCCTATCTGCGGGGCCCGCAGACAACGCCGACCGAGCCGCTGAAGAGCGAGTCGTTGGCGACCGAGACCCTTGTGACCCTTGAGGTCGCGGGGTCCGACGCGCCCGTCTCGACATCCGTCGGGACAGCTGGCCATGCCGATTGGGCTGTCCTAAACGGGCGTCTGAGCGATGTCGAAGCCGAGCTCCAGCGTCTCGAAAAGGAGGTGGTGGCGGTGGCGAAGAAGCAGGTGGCGTTCGCACGCGTCGTTTCGGAGCAAGAGGGTCGTCCGGCCGAGATGCTCCCCGAGATCGATACAACGACCGCGACCGATGGCGACTCGGATGCTTTGGACACGGCATCTTCCAGGAGCCGGTTGGAGGATGACCTTGCGCGTCTCGGTGCGCGTCCGACGGAGCGCGGCTATTTGGTGACACTGACCGATTCGGAGCTGCGCTTCCCGGTCGGCGGGAGTGCGCTTCTATCGGAGCGTCCCGAAGGGCTCGAGGCCATCGCCGAGGTTCTTGCGCGAGATGACCGCCTAGTGGCACGTGTCGAGGGCCATACGGATCGCTCCGGCAGTGCAACCAAGAACCTGACGCTTTCCCGGGAACGCGCCCGGTCGGTCGCTGATGCCTTGGCCGCAACCGGGGTCGACGCCGAACGCATCGAGATCGTAGGGATGGGGGAGGCCCGACCCATCGATGCGGGCCGGACCGCCGAGGCGCGGCAGCGCAATCGCCGTGTCGAGGTTTATCTGATCGAGCGTTGA
- a CDS encoding SLAC1 anion channel family protein, protein METPKQQSGRLEHFPISFFAMVMGLSGLTIGWEKAQTVLALDLGITPWLIGVTSTLFMILMVLYAAKLARYRQAVIQELRHPVKLNFFPTISISLLLLSIAFLPVMNDVSRSLWMAGTALHFVFTLYVVNVWIHHEHFQVHHMNPAWFIPAVGNVLVPVAGVPLGYQDISWFFFSTGMLFWLILMTIIFYRVLFHHPIEERLMPTLFILIAPPAVGFIAYSRLVGELDAFARVLYFIGLFLTVLLFTQANRFLKLGFFLSWWAYSFPLAAIGIASLLMFERTGQDIYRYLGLGLLTLLTGIVVLLLARTAIAVRRNGICVPGH, encoded by the coding sequence ATGGAGACTCCAAAACAGCAATCAGGGCGGCTTGAGCACTTCCCGATCTCCTTCTTCGCAATGGTGATGGGCCTGTCGGGCCTCACCATCGGTTGGGAGAAGGCTCAGACGGTCCTCGCCCTCGACTTGGGCATCACCCCTTGGCTGATCGGCGTGACGAGTACTCTCTTCATGATCTTGATGGTGCTGTATGCGGCCAAACTGGCGAGGTACCGGCAGGCCGTGATCCAAGAGCTGCGCCATCCGGTGAAGCTCAATTTCTTTCCGACCATCTCGATCAGTCTGCTCCTGCTCTCTATCGCCTTCTTACCGGTCATGAATGACGTGAGTCGTTCGCTTTGGATGGCGGGAACGGCGCTTCATTTCGTTTTCACGCTCTATGTCGTGAATGTTTGGATCCATCATGAGCATTTTCAGGTGCATCATATGAATCCGGCCTGGTTCATTCCGGCGGTCGGGAATGTCTTGGTTCCGGTGGCCGGAGTCCCCTTGGGCTATCAGGATATTTCCTGGTTCTTCTTCAGTACCGGAATGCTGTTCTGGTTGATCCTGATGACGATCATTTTTTATCGGGTGCTGTTTCATCATCCGATCGAAGAGCGCTTGATGCCGACGCTTTTCATCCTTATCGCCCCGCCCGCCGTCGGGTTCATTGCCTATTCGCGTCTTGTCGGGGAGCTCGACGCCTTTGCGCGGGTACTCTATTTCATCGGTCTCTTTCTGACCGTGCTGCTGTTCACTCAAGCGAACCGATTCCTAAAGCTCGGATTCTTCCTCTCCTGGTGGGCCTACTCCTTCCCGCTTGCGGCGATCGGCATTGCGAGTCTCTTGATGTTCGAGCGCACCGGACAGGACATCTACCGCTATCTCGGTCTCGGTCTGCTGACCCTCCTGACCGGCATCGTCGTCTTGTTGCTCGCGCGCACCGCCATCGCGGTCCGCCGCAACGGGATCTGCGTTCCCGGCCACTGA
- a CDS encoding DUF6858 family protein, translating to MKQSLLQEKYPVYSLELLKPETPMKDAGAIIEYLKGCIARHKIAEFISTFDHYAHTRALEEGEIADDILAAKHVIFCFGTHLKDSHVMAVRPRSIGVVEKADRFVITFLEAPMPLANSAMEGWVKALARSPEAIPA from the coding sequence ATGAAACAATCCCTGCTACAAGAGAAATATCCCGTGTACAGCCTCGAGCTACTCAAGCCGGAAACCCCCATGAAGGATGCCGGAGCCATCATCGAGTACCTGAAGGGCTGCATCGCACGGCATAAGATCGCCGAATTCATCTCGACCTTCGATCACTACGCGCACACCCGAGCGCTCGAAGAAGGCGAGATCGCCGATGACATCCTCGCTGCCAAACACGTCATCTTCTGCTTCGGAACCCACCTGAAGGATTCCCATGTGATGGCGGTCAGGCCTCGCTCGATCGGTGTGGTCGAGAAGGCCGATCGATTCGTCATCACCTTCCTCGAGGCCCCGATGCCCCTGGCGAATTCGGCAATGGAAGGCTGGGTCAAGGCGCTCGCTCGATCTCCCGAGGCGATCCCCGCTTAA
- the rraA gene encoding ribonuclease E activity regulator RraA, protein MPTENPSAQHRSDFKTADLSDQYDERVRICDPIFRDFGGQVRFCGPVVTVKCFEDNTPVKSTLAELGHGRVLVVDAGGSMRCAMLGDLIAASAVEQGWAGIILYGCIRDSRDIAAMPLGVKALGTHPRKSLRRGEGQRDIPVTFAGVRFIPGDQVYCDEDGILVADGPLDLD, encoded by the coding sequence ATGCCCACAGAAAACCCGTCCGCGCAGCACAGGTCCGACTTCAAAACCGCTGACCTCTCCGATCAATACGACGAACGCGTCCGCATCTGCGACCCGATCTTTCGGGATTTCGGCGGCCAGGTGCGCTTCTGCGGGCCGGTCGTGACGGTCAAGTGCTTCGAAGACAACACTCCGGTGAAATCGACCCTGGCCGAGCTCGGCCACGGCCGCGTCCTCGTGGTCGATGCCGGCGGATCGATGCGCTGCGCGATGCTGGGAGACCTGATTGCGGCGAGCGCGGTAGAGCAAGGCTGGGCCGGAATCATCCTCTACGGGTGCATCCGGGACAGTCGCGACATCGCCGCCATGCCGTTGGGGGTCAAGGCACTGGGGACACATCCGCGCAAGAGCCTCCGGCGCGGTGAAGGCCAACGCGATATCCCGGTCACCTTCGCCGGGGTGCGCTTCATCCCGGGTGATCAGGTCTACTGCGACGAGGACGGCATCCTGGTGGCCGACGGTCCGCTGGATCTCGATTAA